One window of the Arthrobacter sp. D5-1 genome contains the following:
- the cydB gene encoding cytochrome d ubiquinol oxidase subunit II, translating into MELLPTIWFVAIAVLWTGYLFLEGFDLGVGMLMKLFARNNTDRRVLLNTIGPVWDGNEVWLLTAAGATFAAFPLWYASLFSALYLPLLAVLAALIFRAVAFEYRGKVDSERWRNRWDWAIAVGSFVAAFGIGAALALTTTGLPLNANGDRSGGPMSWFSGYALLGGFGVVAFALVHALAFLALKTDGDVRHRARRWFVRLVPFAVLPMFGWMVSVQFLSGKPWTWALVAAGVVAVVLAWTLARAGAEGRAFGALGGFIVCATASIFGAAFPVVIPSTLDPAFNLTISNASSSDYTLGLMSIVAAVGLPLVIAYQSWTYWVFRRRVSAAHIPEAHGFLPAIAAKVLISKDSQPTASTKEG; encoded by the coding sequence ATGGAACTGTTGCCAACCATCTGGTTTGTTGCCATCGCGGTGCTGTGGACGGGCTACCTCTTCCTGGAGGGCTTTGACCTTGGCGTCGGCATGCTCATGAAGCTGTTTGCCCGCAACAACACGGACCGCCGTGTGCTGCTCAACACCATCGGCCCCGTGTGGGACGGCAACGAGGTATGGCTGCTCACTGCAGCCGGAGCCACTTTCGCAGCCTTCCCGCTCTGGTACGCCTCGCTGTTCTCCGCCCTCTACCTACCACTCCTGGCAGTCCTGGCCGCGCTGATCTTCCGGGCTGTCGCCTTCGAATACCGCGGCAAGGTGGACTCAGAGCGCTGGCGGAACCGCTGGGACTGGGCGATCGCCGTCGGATCCTTTGTCGCAGCCTTCGGCATCGGTGCCGCTTTGGCGCTGACCACCACCGGCCTTCCGTTGAACGCCAACGGAGACCGCAGCGGCGGCCCGATGTCCTGGTTCAGTGGCTATGCGCTGCTGGGCGGTTTCGGTGTGGTGGCGTTCGCCCTGGTCCACGCCCTTGCGTTCCTGGCCCTCAAAACCGACGGCGATGTGCGGCACCGTGCCCGCCGCTGGTTTGTGCGGTTGGTGCCGTTTGCGGTGTTGCCGATGTTCGGCTGGATGGTGTCAGTGCAATTCCTCAGCGGCAAGCCGTGGACCTGGGCCCTGGTGGCGGCCGGAGTCGTAGCTGTCGTCCTGGCCTGGACGCTGGCCAGGGCAGGGGCAGAAGGTCGCGCCTTCGGTGCCCTGGGTGGGTTCATTGTGTGCGCCACCGCTTCGATTTTCGGGGCAGCCTTCCCCGTGGTGATTCCTTCCACCCTTGACCCAGCGTTCAACCTGACCATTTCAAATGCCTCATCCTCGGACTACACACTTGGACTGATGAGCATTGTGGCAGCCGTAGGACTGCCCTTGGTGATCGCGTACCAGTCCTGGACCTACTGGGTATTCCGCCGACGTGTCAGCGCGGCGCACATCCCTGAAGCGCACGGCTTCCTTCCCGCGATTGCCGCCAAGGTCCTGATCTCCAAGGACAGCCAGCCAACCGCAAGCACCAAGGAAGGCTAA
- a CDS encoding MFS transporter, with product MNPTDAAAFPIHAYQRWPLYAAGFTTAFGAHAVAAGLGAESADIGLSLLALGVLLALYDIAEVFLKPVFGALSDRIGPKPVIVGGLLAFSAASLTGLWADQPAMLAMARLGQGMAASAFSPASSAGVARLAGKHTGRYFGRYGSWKGLGYAVGPLLGAVAIISGGFPLLFGVLSALGLIVAMWAAVAVPRLAPLPRPRYTIVDVWRQSTERSFLGPTLVLAAATGALGAAVGFLPALAAREGLGTAGSVAVVTVLALASSLIQPRIGRLRDQGFLADKPGMVAGLLCIAAGTLMAGLLPGAVWIYLAAVLIGAGIGISTPLAFAHLADSTPSERLGRTMGSAELGRELGDAGGPLLVGGIAVAAGLPWGLGALALLVGLTAFAAPGTKEPAAPSTSG from the coding sequence GTGAATCCCACTGACGCCGCGGCCTTCCCCATCCACGCCTATCAGCGCTGGCCGCTCTACGCTGCGGGATTCACCACCGCTTTCGGCGCGCATGCTGTCGCTGCCGGCCTGGGGGCCGAAAGCGCGGACATTGGATTGAGCCTGCTGGCCTTGGGCGTACTGCTGGCCTTGTACGACATCGCCGAAGTGTTCCTGAAGCCGGTGTTTGGCGCCCTGAGTGACCGCATCGGGCCAAAACCGGTCATCGTGGGTGGGCTCCTGGCCTTCTCCGCTGCCTCACTTACCGGGTTGTGGGCCGACCAGCCTGCCATGCTCGCTATGGCGCGACTGGGACAGGGAATGGCGGCTTCGGCGTTCTCACCGGCATCATCGGCCGGCGTGGCACGCCTCGCGGGAAAGCACACCGGACGGTATTTCGGACGATACGGTTCGTGGAAGGGGCTCGGCTACGCGGTAGGACCGCTGCTGGGAGCTGTTGCCATCATCAGCGGCGGCTTCCCTCTCCTCTTCGGCGTTCTGTCCGCCCTGGGCCTCATTGTTGCCATGTGGGCAGCGGTTGCGGTGCCGCGTCTGGCGCCACTGCCCCGCCCCCGGTACACCATTGTGGATGTATGGCGCCAGAGCACCGAGAGATCATTCCTGGGCCCTACACTGGTCCTGGCTGCAGCCACCGGGGCCTTGGGCGCAGCCGTCGGCTTCCTTCCTGCCTTGGCGGCACGCGAAGGCCTTGGCACGGCAGGAAGCGTGGCGGTTGTAACGGTATTGGCCCTTGCGTCGTCGCTGATACAACCTCGCATCGGCAGGCTACGGGACCAGGGCTTCCTCGCCGACAAGCCGGGCATGGTGGCAGGCTTGCTCTGCATCGCGGCGGGCACACTGATGGCAGGGCTCCTCCCCGGAGCCGTTTGGATCTACCTTGCTGCCGTCCTGATCGGCGCAGGGATAGGCATTTCCACACCCCTGGCTTTTGCGCACCTGGCAGACTCGACCCCCTCCGAACGGCTGGGCAGAACCATGGGTTCAGCCGAGCTGGGACGCGAACTCGGCGATGCCGGCGGTCCGTTGCTGGTGGGCGGCATCGCCGTGGCGGCCGGACTTCCCTGGGGATTGGGAGCCTTGGCACTGCTGGTGGGGCTGACGGCATTCGCCGCGCCGGGAACCAAGGAACCAGCGGCTCCGTCCACCTCCGGCTAG
- a CDS encoding cytochrome ubiquinol oxidase subunit I, translated as MDALEIARWQFGITTVYHFMMVPLTIGLGLVVAIMQTIWYRTGKPEYLRMTKFWGKLFLINFIMGVATGIVQEFQFGMAWSEYSRFVGDVFGAPLALEALLAFFVESTFLGLWIFGWKQLKRGVHLACLWIAVIGSVFSAYFIIVANSWMQHPVGVEMVDGRPVMTDAWAVFTNNTALVAVPHTLFGALAVAGAFLLGIAWYHLWRRRHDGIDVVGKDGKLVPGEAAIPGRDTSDYTVWMKSLRIGAVVAMISFAGTAITGDLQGKLMFEQQPMKMAAAEAACHDGTGFSVLSVGNLGATNCDDIVAVIEVPGILSFLAKGDFTTEVKGVNSLLGEYKEKYGTHLPDNPLYGDRAGQEIQYVPVMEVTYWGFRMMIGFGGIAAFAALLALWVTRKGVVPQSKWLMRLAVFGILAPFGANAAGWIFTEMGRQPFVVAPNPDMNGIDQVFMFTAAAVSPGVSAGELLTSLVVLTAIYAVLLVVEVKLLVKYIRGGVASAMPELAHPAKDTDDDDKNDAGPDKSGDDVLAFAY; from the coding sequence ATGGACGCCTTGGAAATCGCACGCTGGCAATTCGGTATCACTACCGTCTACCACTTCATGATGGTGCCCCTCACTATCGGCTTGGGACTGGTGGTGGCCATTATGCAGACCATCTGGTACCGCACGGGCAAGCCCGAATACCTGCGGATGACCAAGTTCTGGGGAAAGCTCTTCCTCATCAACTTCATCATGGGCGTGGCCACGGGCATCGTGCAGGAATTCCAGTTCGGCATGGCGTGGAGCGAGTACAGCCGGTTCGTCGGTGATGTGTTCGGCGCGCCGCTTGCCCTCGAGGCCCTGCTGGCCTTCTTTGTTGAATCAACGTTCCTGGGGTTGTGGATCTTCGGGTGGAAGCAACTCAAGCGCGGCGTGCACCTGGCTTGCCTGTGGATTGCCGTCATTGGTTCCGTCTTCTCCGCCTACTTCATCATCGTGGCGAACTCCTGGATGCAGCACCCTGTGGGAGTGGAGATGGTGGACGGACGGCCCGTGATGACCGACGCCTGGGCAGTCTTCACCAACAACACAGCACTGGTGGCTGTACCGCACACGCTGTTCGGTGCGTTGGCAGTTGCCGGTGCGTTCCTCCTGGGCATCGCCTGGTACCACTTGTGGCGTCGCCGGCATGACGGCATCGACGTCGTGGGCAAGGACGGCAAGCTGGTTCCCGGTGAAGCTGCGATCCCGGGCCGGGACACTTCGGACTACACCGTGTGGATGAAGAGCCTCCGGATCGGTGCCGTGGTTGCCATGATTTCCTTCGCCGGCACCGCGATCACGGGCGACCTTCAGGGCAAGCTGATGTTTGAACAACAGCCCATGAAAATGGCTGCCGCAGAAGCCGCCTGCCACGACGGCACGGGCTTCTCGGTCCTGAGTGTTGGCAACCTCGGCGCCACCAACTGCGATGACATTGTTGCCGTGATCGAAGTACCCGGCATCCTCTCTTTCCTGGCCAAGGGTGACTTCACCACCGAAGTGAAGGGTGTCAACAGCCTGCTGGGCGAGTACAAGGAAAAGTACGGAACCCATCTCCCGGACAACCCGCTGTACGGCGACCGTGCGGGGCAGGAAATCCAGTACGTGCCTGTGATGGAGGTGACCTACTGGGGCTTCCGCATGATGATCGGCTTCGGCGGGATCGCAGCCTTTGCCGCACTGCTGGCTCTCTGGGTGACCCGCAAGGGCGTAGTGCCGCAATCGAAGTGGCTCATGCGCCTCGCCGTCTTCGGCATTCTTGCACCCTTCGGAGCCAACGCCGCGGGATGGATCTTCACCGAAATGGGACGGCAACCGTTCGTGGTGGCGCCCAACCCGGACATGAACGGCATCGACCAGGTCTTCATGTTCACAGCTGCCGCCGTGTCGCCGGGGGTCAGCGCCGGGGAGCTCCTGACCTCGCTGGTGGTCCTCACCGCCATCTACGCCGTATTGCTGGTGGTCGAAGTGAAGCTGCTGGTCAAGTACATCCGGGGCGGGGTGGCCTCCGCGATGCCGGAGCTGGCCCACCCGGCCAAGGACACGGACGACGACGACAAGAACGACGCCGGTCCGGACAAGTCCGGCGACGACGTCCTGGCCTTCGCCTACTAG
- a CDS encoding M56 family metallopeptidase, which translates to MFWTSYLLAVLALILAWPVPVLLSRAQWPARSPFTAMVLWQAIALAGGLSMIGAMLVYGLEPIGDNLIAGLKSLAGMVFNNEPTTALGFWHLFALSAAALLTAHLVFTLLLTYYKIERQRRRHRELLALLASPSDDGPGTVVINHDSPVAYCLPGGARSVTVLSDGLMAALEPAELRAVLIHENAHLSQRHDLLLWAFAAWRQALPWFPTTRLAQTAVNSLIEMLADDVALRTESKGTLIKAIAIVASGTSQPAIGTGALNAGGAVIEGNAVSATGGADSPRTTASRVSRLLSPQPPLTKGLRILVLVISALLLAVPTALLIVPGLLG; encoded by the coding sequence ATGTTCTGGACCTCATACCTGCTTGCGGTCCTGGCATTGATTTTGGCATGGCCGGTGCCCGTCCTGCTGTCCCGCGCCCAGTGGCCGGCACGCTCGCCCTTCACGGCCATGGTCCTGTGGCAGGCGATCGCCCTCGCCGGTGGACTGTCCATGATCGGCGCCATGCTGGTCTACGGGCTGGAGCCCATCGGCGACAACCTCATTGCCGGTCTCAAGAGCCTGGCCGGCATGGTCTTCAACAACGAACCCACCACAGCGCTGGGTTTTTGGCACCTCTTCGCACTGTCCGCGGCAGCGCTCCTGACCGCGCACCTGGTTTTCACCCTGCTCCTGACCTATTACAAGATTGAGCGCCAACGGCGGCGGCACCGCGAACTGCTGGCCTTGCTCGCCTCACCGTCCGACGACGGCCCCGGCACCGTGGTCATCAACCACGACTCCCCTGTGGCGTACTGTCTCCCCGGCGGCGCCCGATCCGTCACGGTCTTGTCCGACGGCCTGATGGCAGCCCTGGAGCCGGCTGAACTCAGGGCCGTCCTCATTCACGAGAACGCCCACCTGTCCCAGCGCCACGACCTCCTGCTGTGGGCCTTCGCCGCCTGGCGCCAGGCCCTGCCGTGGTTCCCCACCACGCGGCTGGCCCAGACCGCGGTGAACTCCCTGATCGAAATGCTGGCCGATGACGTCGCCTTGCGGACCGAAAGCAAAGGCACCCTGATCAAGGCCATCGCGATCGTCGCCAGCGGAACCTCCCAGCCCGCCATCGGAACCGGGGCACTCAACGCCGGCGGCGCCGTGATCGAAGGCAATGCCGTCAGTGCCACCGGAGGGGCGGACTCACCACGCACGACGGCGTCACGCGTCAGCCGCCTCCTCTCACCCCAGCCTCCACTTACCAAGGGCCTGCGCATCCTTGTCCTGGTGATATCGGCCTTGCTGCTGGCAGTGCCGACCGCGCTGTTGATCGTCCCGGGACTGTTGGGCTGA
- a CDS encoding BlaI/MecI/CopY family transcriptional regulator codes for MASLGELERAVMDLLWAGQEAATANTLRDLLAQDSEAGDGTAGHQGKDLAVTTVLTVLSRLEKKGLVERERGTRPHRYQAVSSRADHTAELMHEVLGSAPDREAVLARFIGSVTESEAATLRKLLGYN; via the coding sequence ATGGCAAGTCTTGGGGAACTGGAACGGGCAGTCATGGATCTGCTCTGGGCAGGCCAGGAGGCTGCAACTGCCAATACCCTGCGCGATCTGTTGGCGCAGGATTCCGAGGCCGGAGATGGCACTGCGGGACATCAAGGCAAGGATCTGGCCGTGACCACGGTGCTTACCGTGCTGTCGCGTCTGGAAAAGAAGGGGCTGGTGGAGCGTGAGCGCGGTACCCGTCCGCACCGCTACCAAGCTGTTTCCAGCCGCGCTGACCACACCGCCGAACTGATGCATGAAGTCCTGGGCTCCGCCCCGGACCGCGAGGCCGTCCTGGCCCGCTTCATTGGTTCCGTCACCGAAAGTGAAGCCGCTACCCTGCGCAAACTGCTCGGCTACAATTAG